One segment of Clostridium ljungdahlii DSM 13528 DNA contains the following:
- a CDS encoding response regulator gives MNGEGNYPNVNYSSGFLKLIHNIFQKFLDVNSNNYQIELKKSLEEIGLFFDLDRIFIYYFSKDPTFMQIESQWNKKGIKPKREIEEEEVVYAFPWLIRQIKNKDFVVVNSVEEFSDEAVFEKEAFLKEGIKTSLIISLKSENKLIGFIGYESLSKPTVWKEEQIEILIDISKAFSHTRTRIVKEKTYKKALSGQAILLNNSESQIWALSNVTSYAAVNEAHASFFGKKKSDLEYQDLYDIFDIDTANKLSASNWELFQKNESAKKEIEVRNFKGENRLLQIKSKPQKDKTGNIKYLICTAEDITEQRLAERELYKAKEQAEAANIAKSQFLANMSHEIRTPMNGIFGFLDLLQSTNLSLEQKDFIREAKSASKVLLYIINDILDFSKIEAKKLTMEKIRFNLRNTIEDAVSLLVPKAVEKGLELYTMISEGVPEEVVGDPSRLRQILNNLISNAVKFTNKGEISVTVDCLKEENETAVLNFEVKDTGIGIRKDHIDNIFKSFSQADTSTTRKYGGTGLGLAISSELVKMMGGEIHVESIFGKGSIFKFDVRLKIVKRASGQKFAFEKLDGMNILIVNDDVNNRKIINSYLQETGLKVSEAENGSSAITTILSNASTKNKINIAIMDYQMNDMSGYELANTLKTIPFAKNIKLILLTSITQKGNAETVKEYGFSSYLSKPVRRDDLLACIAMVLGLKKENGEGHQVITKHIVKEVKNALEPRILLVEDNKMNRKIVITMLKSHDMTCDVAVDGSEALKAVLQKDYDVVFMDCQMPVMDGYECTSKIRMLEGDKKHTTIIAMTANAMDGDSEKCIKTGMDDYISKPINFNKMFKMIEANTKTRECVDDYSKIIDDNIDCFVKTTGLGKDDAKEILEEYIRCLPDLLSDISKAIAGNDFDKLAWTTHELKGSSGTLGILSIHELAIKLEQAALKHEIDECARFFAKIKDLLH, from the coding sequence ATGAATGGTGAAGGCAATTACCCAAATGTTAACTATTCCAGTGGTTTCCTGAAATTAATTCATAATATTTTTCAGAAATTTTTAGATGTAAATAGTAATAATTATCAGATTGAGTTAAAAAAATCGCTGGAGGAAATAGGCTTATTTTTTGATTTGGATAGAATTTTTATCTATTACTTTTCTAAAGATCCTACTTTTATGCAAATAGAAAGTCAATGGAATAAGAAAGGTATAAAACCAAAAAGAGAGATTGAGGAGGAAGAGGTAGTTTATGCTTTTCCGTGGCTGATTCGCCAGATTAAGAATAAGGATTTTGTTGTGGTGAATAGTGTGGAGGAATTTTCTGACGAAGCAGTATTTGAAAAAGAGGCTTTTTTAAAAGAGGGAATCAAAACTTCTCTTATAATTTCATTAAAAAGCGAAAACAAGTTAATTGGATTCATAGGTTATGAAAGTTTATCAAAGCCTACAGTATGGAAAGAGGAGCAAATTGAAATATTAATAGACATTTCAAAGGCTTTTTCGCATACAAGAACAAGAATTGTAAAGGAGAAAACATATAAAAAAGCTCTTAGTGGACAGGCAATTTTACTTAATAATTCTGAATCACAAATTTGGGCGTTAAGTAATGTTACTTCTTACGCAGCTGTTAATGAAGCCCATGCAAGTTTTTTTGGAAAGAAGAAAAGTGATTTAGAATATCAGGATTTATACGATATATTTGATATAGATACTGCAAATAAACTTTCTGCAAGCAATTGGGAGCTATTTCAAAAGAATGAGTCGGCAAAAAAAGAAATTGAGGTTAGAAACTTCAAGGGTGAAAATAGACTGCTTCAAATTAAAAGTAAGCCTCAGAAGGATAAGACAGGTAATATCAAGTATCTTATTTGCACTGCTGAGGATATCACAGAGCAGAGATTAGCAGAAAGAGAGTTATACAAGGCAAAAGAACAAGCAGAAGCAGCAAATATTGCAAAGAGTCAATTTCTTGCAAATATGTCTCATGAAATAAGAACTCCAATGAATGGAATATTTGGATTCCTCGATTTACTTCAATCAACTAATTTGTCTTTAGAACAAAAAGACTTTATACGTGAAGCAAAATCTGCTTCGAAGGTATTATTGTATATTATTAATGATATATTGGATTTTTCAAAGATTGAAGCTAAAAAGCTAACCATGGAAAAGATTAGATTTAATTTAAGAAATACTATTGAAGATGCGGTTTCACTACTTGTCCCTAAGGCAGTAGAAAAAGGACTTGAACTTTATACCATGATTAGTGAAGGTGTTCCTGAAGAGGTTGTTGGTGATCCATCAAGGCTTAGACAGATATTAAATAATCTTATAAGTAATGCAGTAAAATTTACTAATAAGGGTGAAATTTCTGTTACAGTTGATTGTTTAAAGGAAGAAAATGAAACAGCTGTACTTAACTTTGAAGTAAAGGATACTGGAATCGGAATTCGTAAGGATCATATTGATAATATATTTAAATCTTTTAGTCAAGCAGATACGTCTACAACTAGAAAGTATGGAGGAACGGGGCTGGGGCTTGCCATATCTAGTGAATTGGTAAAAATGATGGGCGGTGAAATTCACGTTGAAAGTATATTTGGAAAAGGGTCTATATTTAAGTTCGATGTGAGATTGAAGATTGTAAAAAGAGCCTCAGGGCAGAAATTTGCGTTTGAAAAGCTTGATGGTATGAATATTTTAATTGTTAATGATGATGTAAATAACAGGAAAATTATTAATTCATATCTTCAAGAAACTGGTCTTAAAGTATCTGAAGCTGAAAACGGCAGTAGTGCCATTACCACAATTCTTTCAAATGCAAGTACAAAAAACAAAATAAACATTGCCATCATGGATTATCAAATGAATGATATGAGTGGTTATGAACTGGCCAATACATTAAAAACAATACCTTTTGCAAAGAATATAAAATTAATACTTCTAACTAGTATAACTCAAAAGGGAAATGCTGAGACTGTGAAAGAATATGGCTTTTCATCATATTTGAGCAAACCTGTTAGAAGAGATGACTTACTTGCCTGTATTGCTATGGTATTGGGCCTTAAAAAGGAAAATGGAGAAGGACATCAAGTTATAACGAAACATATAGTTAAAGAAGTTAAAAATGCATTAGAACCAAGAATTTTATTGGTTGAAGATAATAAAATGAATCGTAAAATTGTTATAACTATGCTTAAATCACATGATATGACTTGTGATGTGGCGGTGGATGGTAGTGAAGCATTAAAAGCAGTGTTACAGAAAGATTATGATGTTGTTTTTATGGACTGTCAGATGCCGGTAATGGATGGGTATGAGTGTACATCTAAGATAAGGATGTTAGAAGGAGACAAAAAGCATACTACAATTATAGCAATGACTGCTAATGCTATGGATGGTGACTCAGAAAAGTGTATTAAAACTGGAATGGACGATTATATTAGTAAGCCTATTAATTTTAATAAGATGTTTAAGATGATAGAAGCCAATACTAAAACGAGAGAGTGTGTAGATGATTATAGTAAAATAATAGACGATAATATTGACTGCTTTGTTAAAACTACAGGACTTGGAAAAGATGATGCAAAAGAAATACTTGAAGAATATATAAGATGTTTACCTGATTTA
- a CDS encoding HD-GYP domain-containing protein, giving the protein MRVISVSSLKGDEILGRQIYDEFGRVLLNIGVKLKPYYIKRIKEIGINCVYIDDDISKNVIIEESVSQKTRQMSKHAVREMIGTYCREGKTDNSSIMNSVDSVIEDVVSNKEVLINVAEISASDNNIYSHSVNVCVLATIIGTHMGYSVMKLKDIATGALLHDIGKIKIMNDRKLLDNFKTKEELDKYITLMHPKVGYDFLGSQYIWNASVKVVALMHHERSDGSGYPLKLQGDEINKIAKMISICDVFDNMISGRNGLKSKSVNEVIEYLVGMSNTYFDAEMVRKFTMNIAAFPTGSGVILSSNEKGLVVKQNNSMPMRPVVKVIYDKAGNLLLEPYEIDLLKELTLFITKTCEIQI; this is encoded by the coding sequence ATGAGAGTTATTAGTGTCTCCAGCCTGAAGGGGGATGAAATCCTTGGAAGGCAAATTTATGATGAATTCGGTAGAGTTTTACTTAATATAGGAGTAAAATTAAAACCTTATTATATTAAGAGAATTAAAGAAATTGGAATTAACTGTGTATATATTGATGATGATATATCGAAAAATGTGATTATTGAGGAAAGCGTTTCTCAAAAGACAAGGCAAATGAGTAAACATGCTGTTAGGGAAATGATTGGAACATATTGTCGAGAAGGAAAAACTGATAATAGTAGTATTATGAATTCAGTAGATTCAGTAATTGAGGATGTGGTATCGAATAAAGAGGTTTTGATAAATGTTGCAGAAATAAGTGCAAGTGATAACAATATATATTCCCATTCAGTAAATGTTTGTGTATTAGCTACAATAATAGGAACTCATATGGGGTACAGTGTAATGAAGCTTAAAGACATAGCTACAGGTGCTCTGCTTCATGATATAGGTAAGATAAAAATTATGAATGATAGGAAACTTTTAGATAATTTTAAGACTAAGGAAGAATTAGACAAATACATTACATTAATGCATCCAAAGGTCGGCTATGATTTTTTAGGATCACAGTATATTTGGAATGCATCCGTCAAGGTAGTTGCATTAATGCATCATGAAAGAAGTGATGGCAGCGGGTACCCTTTAAAATTACAAGGTGATGAAATAAACAAAATTGCAAAGATGATATCCATATGTGACGTATTTGATAATATGATATCAGGTAGAAATGGTTTGAAAAGTAAAAGTGTCAATGAGGTTATTGAATATCTTGTTGGTATGAGTAATACTTATTTTGATGCAGAAATGGTAAGAAAGTTCACTATGAATATAGCCGCTTTCCCAACAGGAAGTGGAGTTATTTTAAGTTCAAATGAAAAGGGCTTAGTAGTAAAGCAAAACAATTCAATGCCAATGAGACCTGTGGTAAAAGTTATATATGATAAGGCTGGAAATTTACTTTTAGAACCTTATGAAATTGATTTATTGAAAGAATTAACTCTTTTTATTACGAAAACCTGTGAGATTCAAATTTAG
- a CDS encoding LytR/AlgR family response regulator transcription factor, whose translation MLKIGLCDDEECHRIQISGMLKKALELKHTMYSIFQYQNGEDLLQSKLEMNLYFLDIGMDKLSGIETAKKIRALNKEAIIIFITALKEYVFEAFDVRAFHYILKPISEEKLRNVLYSALAQIDETDNFILAKTISQCTKIFVKDILYIESQLRKIKIHTTYDVIEYYHKLSDIEDELKNFNFFKCHRSYIVNLKYVRSYDNVFITLKNDEKIYISKYKLSDFSKAFMYYLKSLEQ comes from the coding sequence ATGCTAAAGATAGGACTTTGTGATGATGAAGAATGTCACAGAATTCAAATTTCAGGTATGTTAAAAAAAGCGTTAGAACTTAAACATACCATGTATTCAATATTTCAGTATCAAAATGGTGAAGATCTACTACAGTCAAAATTGGAAATGAATTTATATTTTCTAGATATAGGTATGGATAAGCTAAGCGGAATAGAAACAGCTAAAAAAATTAGAGCTTTAAATAAAGAAGCAATTATTATATTTATAACTGCACTTAAAGAATATGTATTTGAAGCTTTTGATGTAAGAGCTTTTCATTACATTCTAAAACCTATATCAGAAGAAAAATTGAGAAATGTACTTTATTCTGCTTTAGCACAAATTGATGAAACTGATAACTTTATTCTTGCTAAAACAATTAGTCAGTGTACTAAAATTTTTGTTAAGGATATATTATACATAGAATCCCAGCTTAGAAAAATAAAAATTCACACTACTTATGATGTTATTGAGTATTATCACAAATTATCTGATATAGAAGATGAACTAAAGAATTTTAATTTTTTTAAATGTCATAGGAGTTATATTGTAAATTTAAAATATGTAAGAAGTTATGATAATGTATTTATAACTTTGAAAAATGATGAAAAAATATATATTTCCAAATACAAGCTTTCTGATTTTTCAAAAGCATTTATGTATTATCTAAAAAGTTTAGAACAATAA
- a CDS encoding ATP-binding protein: protein MLISILINAYIFKKVIEIQEIEQTNLLMEQQFKLQINHSKNLEALYSSIRSVKHDINNHLLCLKILAENGNTKEINKYLYTLGQTIKKLNYKIKTGNVISDAIINEKYNIAKMNNIEFICNFIVPDKITLDSVDLCVILSNCLDNAIEACMKIEDETINKKITINSYIHDLYLLIEVSNTSANKLQYKNNKIISTKKNKNSHGIGISNIETIVKKYNGILDIISEKNKFILNIMLKVKNN from the coding sequence TTGTTAATCTCTATACTTATTAATGCATACATCTTTAAAAAAGTAATTGAAATACAGGAAATTGAACAAACAAACTTATTAATGGAACAACAGTTTAAACTTCAAATTAACCATAGTAAAAATCTTGAAGCTCTCTATAGTAGTATACGTAGTGTTAAGCATGACATAAATAATCATTTACTTTGTTTAAAGATTTTAGCCGAAAATGGAAACACAAAAGAAATAAACAAATATTTATACACACTTGGACAAACTATAAAAAAATTGAACTATAAAATCAAAACAGGAAATGTAATTTCTGATGCCATTATAAATGAAAAATACAATATTGCTAAAATGAATAATATTGAATTTATTTGTAACTTTATCGTACCTGACAAAATTACACTTGATTCTGTAGACTTATGCGTAATATTAAGCAATTGTTTAGATAATGCAATTGAAGCTTGTATGAAAATTGAAGACGAAACTATTAACAAGAAAATCACCATTAATTCTTATATCCACGATTTATATTTGCTAATAGAAGTTTCAAATACCTCCGCAAATAAACTTCAATATAAGAATAATAAAATTATAAGTACAAAAAAGAATAAAAATAGTCACGGCATAGGAATATCTAATATAGAAACTATAGTAAAAAAATATAATGGAATTTTAGATATCATATCAGAAAAAAATAAATTTATTTTAAATATTATGCTTAAAGTAAAAAATAATTAG